The proteins below are encoded in one region of Candidatus Moraniibacteriota bacterium:
- a CDS encoding prohibitin family protein, with protein sequence MNTVIDLDKLAFFQKIRKSFLSLVGTLFLIVLIFESVGTIGAGERGILLQFGAVKDRVFEEGLYFKIPFVQQVVIMDVRIQKDEVPASASSKDLQIITSKVAINYHLSPSHVNTIWQNIGRDYNNRLIAPSIQEAVKAVTARFTAEELIIKREDVKDQIKTNLAERLIKNNIIVDDINITSFDFSPAFNEAIEAKVTAEQLKLKAERDLERISIEADQRVVEAEGKAKAIRTEAQALTANPQVVELRWIEKWDGKTPTYWGGASPFIGINK encoded by the coding sequence ATGAATACGGTTATTGATTTGGATAAACTCGCTTTTTTTCAGAAGATTCGGAAAAGTTTTTTGTCTTTGGTAGGAACCTTGTTTTTGATCGTTCTTATTTTCGAATCAGTCGGAACGATTGGAGCGGGAGAGAGAGGTATCCTCTTGCAGTTTGGTGCAGTGAAAGACAGAGTATTCGAAGAAGGTCTCTATTTCAAGATACCTTTTGTGCAACAGGTCGTGATAATGGATGTTAGAATTCAAAAAGATGAAGTGCCTGCTAGCGCATCTTCGAAAGACCTCCAGATCATTACATCAAAAGTTGCTATCAATTATCATCTCTCTCCAAGTCACGTGAATACTATTTGGCAGAATATCGGAAGAGATTATAATAACCGTCTCATCGCTCCGTCTATCCAGGAAGCTGTGAAAGCGGTCACTGCACGGTTCACTGCCGAGGAACTCATTATCAAAAGAGAAGATGTCAAAGATCAGATCAAGACCAATCTGGCAGAAAGACTCATCAAGAACAATATTATTGTCGATGATATAAATATCACTTCATTTGATTTTTCTCCTGCCTTCAACGAAGCTATCGAAGCAAAAGTCACCGCAGAACAGCTCAAGCTCAAGGCTGAGAGAGATCTGGAAAGAATATCAATAGAAGCTGATCAACGAGTCGTCGAGGCTGAAGGAAAAGCAAAGGCTATTCGAACAGAAGCGCAAGCACTGACGGCCAATCCTCAGGTAGTCGAACTTCGTTGGATAGAAAAGTGGGATGGCAAAACGCCGACCTATTGGGGAGGAGCCAGTCCGTTTATCGGAATCAATAAATAA
- a CDS encoding glycosyltransferase family 39 protein, with product MHTSFFLFFKKQYPRIFFFAIVVCIVLGIFLRSYHFSDWLHFEIDQSYDTLLVSPAVENGIEELPLLGPTAGGGRALRLGPAFYYLEYISAKIFGNTPPGHAALVLIFSFLSLPLFYLFCRRYFTHVLSLGLLLLFSVSLYAVLYSRFSWSPNVLPFLILLLFYSFLRSLSEKESRKNLWFLLSVVVLSITTQIHFNAFFIIPAVVVSLLLLRRPRFKWQTWIIALVIVLVFYSPLIISDIETRGQNIQFFLEKFQHSGGDGKKMLEKAVQTLNYDASEYFLILTGSDHVNGKKLKGYGFSTPGSIAWKVTSLCILFGELLLLLWALKKETDYDKRTFLWLIVLWFILSSLYFFSIRNNGLNIYPRFFLVVLPVPFILFGLILEQLARFKKIGILIGSFLIFLVFVGNMFGLWKYFSNLRIVLIEPISVQTEDIFPKTERVTLEQQYAIVDYMESVQKENGYPIYLQAKHEYEPIFWYHLEKRGIFFQKKIQAIALYREGNYFSIKFSTNDQLNFDQRFELVEERFFGALTVFRFTPRDESVTRVRQNESERETTVQEKQISQIVTWKKFFIYRKEAQLDFSSEQTTEEENVSEIREDARASGLDEEEIKAEINNSIDDLE from the coding sequence ATGCACACCTCTTTTTTCTTGTTTTTCAAGAAACAATACCCACGAATCTTTTTTTTCGCCATAGTTGTATGTATAGTGCTGGGCATTTTCCTTCGATCATATCATTTCTCTGATTGGTTGCATTTTGAAATCGATCAATCATACGATACACTTTTAGTTTCTCCAGCTGTAGAGAATGGCATCGAAGAATTACCACTCCTCGGACCGACAGCGGGTGGTGGTCGAGCATTACGTCTCGGACCCGCCTTCTACTATCTCGAATATATCAGTGCCAAAATATTCGGCAACACGCCTCCTGGTCACGCTGCTTTGGTACTCATTTTTTCTTTTCTTTCCTTGCCACTTTTTTATCTTTTTTGTCGTCGATACTTCACACATGTTCTTTCTCTTGGACTTCTCTTACTTTTCTCCGTCTCTCTCTACGCGGTGCTTTATTCGCGTTTTTCATGGAGTCCGAACGTGCTTCCGTTTCTCATTCTCCTGCTGTTCTATTCTTTTCTCAGGAGTCTTTCGGAGAAGGAATCGCGAAAAAACCTCTGGTTTCTTCTGTCTGTCGTTGTTCTCTCTATAACAACACAGATTCATTTTAATGCTTTTTTTATCATTCCTGCCGTTGTAGTTTCACTCTTGCTCCTCCGTAGGCCTAGGTTCAAATGGCAAACGTGGATCATTGCTCTCGTGATTGTGCTGGTATTCTACTCACCTCTCATTATCAGTGATATTGAAACACGAGGGCAAAATATCCAGTTTTTTCTTGAAAAATTCCAACATTCTGGTGGTGATGGAAAAAAGATGCTTGAAAAAGCGGTGCAGACATTGAATTATGATGCTTCAGAGTATTTTCTCATTCTCACAGGGAGTGATCATGTGAATGGAAAAAAATTAAAAGGCTATGGATTTTCGACTCCTGGGAGTATCGCATGGAAAGTCACTTCTCTCTGTATACTGTTTGGAGAACTCCTCCTCCTCCTCTGGGCACTCAAGAAAGAAACTGATTATGATAAAAGAACATTTTTATGGTTGATAGTTCTTTGGTTCATTCTCTCTTCATTATATTTCTTTTCAATAAGGAATAATGGATTGAATATCTACCCGAGATTTTTTCTTGTTGTACTCCCTGTACCATTTATTTTGTTTGGTTTGATACTTGAACAATTGGCTCGTTTCAAAAAGATAGGTATTCTTATCGGAAGCTTCTTGATTTTTCTGGTGTTCGTAGGGAATATGTTTGGTTTGTGGAAATATTTTTCTAATCTGCGTATAGTTTTGATCGAACCTATCTCTGTTCAGACAGAAGATATTTTTCCCAAGACAGAGCGAGTCACACTAGAACAGCAGTACGCCATCGTCGATTATATGGAATCTGTACAGAAGGAAAATGGGTACCCTATTTATCTCCAGGCAAAACATGAGTATGAGCCGATATTTTGGTACCATCTTGAAAAGAGGGGTATATTTTTTCAGAAGAAAATACAGGCAATAGCACTCTATCGAGAAGGGAATTATTTCAGTATAAAATTTTCAACCAATGATCAGTTAAATTTTGACCAGCGATTTGAACTTGTGGAAGAACGATTCTTTGGGGCGCTGACTGTTTTTCGTTTTACTCCACGAGACGAAAGTGTCACACGTGTTCGTCAGAATGAATCCGAAAGAGAGACTACTGTACAAGAGAAGCAGATATCTCAGATAGTAACATGGAAAAAATTCTTTATCTATCGGAAAGAAGCACAACTCGACTTTTCTTCTGAACAAACAACTGAAGAGGAAAATGTTTCAGAAATACGAGAAGATGCACGAGCATCAGGATTGGATGAAGAGGAAATAAAGGCTGAAATCAACAATAGTATCGACGATTTGGAATAA
- a CDS encoding glycosyltransferase family 4 protein, with protein MSTPLSIGLISDDFLPAMTGVGVHLQDLARELVSRGHHVFLLTSKRHNELKQEEWNGVHIYRLRTLKLYGFYQALPTRQEINQIFIKERPDLIHYHYLGYMMMQTCHVAQTLSIPQILTYHFGPSVLTRPLLMRPFRRLIEKQVVAYSNHLSAIIVPSLPLITELRKNIHVPIHHIANWISFDEKEYSSLKKDTRPFTILFVGRLAYEKNISLLLRSLKDVFQILPDARLLIIGDGPDKTILVKESVALHIDKNVTFLGHIEHDRLPSYYSTCDVFVLPSKEETFSLVAIEALWFSKPIIVTRVITSARELVTEGINGYVVDTDRDQELTQRLITLAHDESLRNKMGLASREKAQAYSKNILIDSIESLYTRLVKNISH; from the coding sequence ATGTCTACTCCTCTTTCCATAGGCCTCATCTCTGATGATTTTCTCCCTGCCATGACCGGAGTCGGGGTACATCTCCAGGACCTCGCCAGAGAACTCGTCTCGCGAGGTCACCACGTGTTTTTACTCACATCAAAACGGCACAATGAGCTCAAGCAAGAAGAATGGAACGGGGTACACATCTATCGTCTCCGTACTCTCAAGCTCTACGGTTTCTATCAGGCTCTGCCAACAAGACAAGAGATCAATCAGATTTTCATCAAAGAACGGCCCGATCTCATTCATTATCATTATCTCGGCTACATGATGATGCAGACCTGTCACGTCGCACAGACACTCTCCATTCCGCAAATTCTCACGTACCATTTTGGTCCGAGCGTCCTCACCCGACCACTTCTGATGCGTCCTTTCAGACGACTGATCGAGAAACAAGTCGTGGCATATAGCAATCATCTTTCTGCGATCATAGTCCCCTCGCTCCCTCTCATCACCGAACTCCGAAAAAATATTCACGTGCCGATACATCATATCGCCAATTGGATCAGTTTTGATGAAAAAGAATATTCTTCTCTCAAAAAAGATACACGGCCTTTCACGATTCTCTTTGTAGGAAGACTCGCTTATGAGAAAAATATTTCTCTTCTTCTCAGATCTTTAAAAGACGTGTTCCAAATTCTTCCGGATGCGAGACTCCTCATCATCGGAGATGGACCAGACAAAACAATACTCGTAAAGGAAAGCGTGGCATTACATATTGACAAAAACGTGACTTTTCTCGGACACATCGAACACGATCGTCTCCCTTCGTATTATTCTACTTGTGATGTTTTTGTGTTACCATCAAAGGAAGAAACATTCTCGCTCGTCGCTATTGAAGCACTCTGGTTCTCCAAACCAATTATTGTCACTCGAGTTATCACTTCTGCTCGAGAGCTCGTTACCGAAGGAATCAATGGTTATGTTGTCGATACTGACAGAGATCAGGAATTGACACAGAGGCTCATCACCCTCGCTCACGATGAATCTCTACGAAACAAAATGGGCCTGGCAAGTCGTGAGAAGGCACAGGCTTATAGTAAAAATATACTTATTGATTCCATCGAATCTCTCTACACACGACTCGTCAAAAATATTTCTCATTAA
- a CDS encoding EamA family transporter, which yields MLAVLITLVATFFIQCGYFLWKISADDDQPKIGKASTLIVLRALVTDWRFVLGFIATTAGWILFVQATSLGDISLVQPLMSAGEFLIVLLAVIFLKERLDKKEQIGVFLSILGSVALVWNIEEASVSHFDMTQLFLFISCIVTLGILLAFFSHRSKQSEIFLAIIVGLCFGAGALFTKAMTSTFASGIDWSILFNPFLPAVIITNVLGLILLQTAFQRGRASIIVPVQVAITNVLTVCAGMIIFSEHITLSRAVGITMILLATFLIQTKKK from the coding sequence ATGCTAGCAGTCCTGATCACTCTCGTGGCTACTTTTTTTATCCAATGTGGTTATTTCCTCTGGAAAATATCTGCTGATGATGACCAGCCAAAGATAGGGAAAGCATCTACTCTTATCGTATTGCGAGCTCTCGTCACTGACTGGCGGTTCGTACTCGGCTTTATAGCAACCACCGCTGGTTGGATACTCTTTGTCCAAGCGACGTCTCTCGGTGATATCAGTCTTGTCCAACCCCTGATGTCAGCAGGTGAATTTCTCATCGTTCTCTTGGCTGTGATATTCCTCAAAGAACGATTGGATAAAAAAGAACAAATCGGTGTTTTTCTGAGCATTCTCGGATCAGTAGCCCTCGTATGGAACATAGAAGAGGCCTCTGTGTCTCATTTCGATATGACTCAGCTTTTCCTGTTTATCAGCTGTATTGTCACTCTTGGCATACTCCTTGCATTTTTTAGCCATCGATCAAAACAGTCGGAGATTTTTCTCGCAATCATTGTCGGACTCTGTTTCGGAGCAGGAGCCCTCTTTACCAAAGCAATGACCAGTACATTTGCATCCGGCATAGATTGGTCCATCCTCTTCAATCCGTTTCTTCCGGCAGTTATCATCACAAACGTACTCGGACTCATCCTCCTTCAGACAGCATTTCAGAGGGGTCGTGCATCTATCATCGTGCCGGTTCAAGTAGCTATCACCAATGTACTTACTGTCTGTGCTGGAATGATTATTTTTTCCGAACATATTACCCTTTCTCGTGCTGTTGGCATCACAATGATTCTTTTGGCGACATTTCTTATTCAAACAAAAAAGAAGTAA